In Gouania willdenowi unplaced genomic scaffold, fGouWil2.1 scaffold_119_arrow_ctg1, whole genome shotgun sequence, one DNA window encodes the following:
- the LOC114458445 gene encoding leukotriene B4 receptor 1-like: MINVNQSLLISNSSITNPEDDSVVSNDFSTVLGALILSLVFLLGFPGNVFIVWSILARIRRRSVTTLLILNLACADGFLMALTIFFIIYLAKQTWSFGNIMCKGLFYLCNTNMYASIFLITLMSLHRLVAVVFPQKLSVWVTRKIVSRVIIGMWVLVMLFALPSLIFRDVRIDSDEKNRIRHVCAPNHTVARHVRFQYAFETVAGFFLPYVIIITSYVIILRRLRKTKFRRKVRSENLILAIVVMFGIFWLPYHVINMIQVAAEWYPDDSPTRHTLDHIAKSSRAVTSALAFISSCANPVLYTFAGKSYIKKNGFAFMAKLFEGTAQEQTGNKKSRNKGKEDCTINTDVSIHLTQNGTVGQNTSCNVNI, encoded by the exons ATGATCAACGTAAACCAATCCCTCCTCATCTCCAACTCCAGCATCACAAACCCTGAGGACGACAGTGTTGTGAGCAATGACTTCTCCACCGTCCTGGGAGCCCTGATCCTCAGCCTGGTCTTCCTCCTTGGTTTCCCTGGCAACGTCTTTATCGTCTGGAGCATCCTGGCTCGAATCCGTCGACGCTCCGTCACCACACTGCTCATCCTAAATCTGGCCTGTGCTGATGGCTTTCTCATGGCCCTCACCATCTTCTTCATCATCTATCTGGCCAAGCAGACGTGGAGTTTTGGAAACATTATGTGCAAAGGCCTGTTCTACCTGTGCAACACAAACATGTACGCCTCCATCTTTCTCATCACCCTGATGAGCCTTCACAGGCTCGTGGCCGTGGTTTTCCCACAAAAACTGTCTGTTTGGGTCACCAGAAAGATAGTGAGCAGGGTGATAATTGGCATGTGGGTGTTAGTGATGCTCTTCGCTCTCCCTTCGCTCATTTTTCGAGACGTGAGGATTGACAGTGATGAGAAGAACAGAATCAGACATGTGTGTGCACCCAATCACACAGTGGCTCGACAT GTCAGGTTTCAATATGCATTTGAGACCGTGGCAGGTTTCTTCCTCCCTTACGTCATCATCATAACCAGCTACGTCATCATCCTGAGACGTCTGAGGAAGACCAAATTCCGTCGTAAGGTGCGCAGTGAGAACCTCATCCTGGCCATTGTGGTTATGTTTGGCATATTCTGGCTTCCAtatcatgtgatcaacatgaTACAG GTGGCAGCCGAATGGTACCCCGATGATTCGCCTACAAGACACAC ATTGGATCATATTGCTAAATCCAGCCGTGCGGTGACCTCAGCGTTGGCGTTCATCAGCAGCTGTGCTAATCCCGTCCTCTACACCTTTGCTGGGAAGTCCTACATCAAGAAGAACGGCTTTGCCTTCATGGCCAAACTGTTTGAAGGCACGGCACAAGAGCAGACGGGAAACAAAAAAAGTCGAAACAAAGGCAAAGAAGATTGTACTATTAACACAGACGTCTCAATCCATCTcacacaaaatgggactgttggACAAAACACAAGCTGTAATGTTAATATTTAA